A genomic stretch from Caloenas nicobarica isolate bCalNic1 chromosome 3, bCalNic1.hap1, whole genome shotgun sequence includes:
- the GJB7 gene encoding LOW QUALITY PROTEIN: gap junction beta-7 protein (The sequence of the model RefSeq protein was modified relative to this genomic sequence to represent the inferred CDS: deleted 1 base in 1 codon): MSWEFLCDLLSGVNKYSTGIGRIWVAVVFTFRLLVYVVAAENIWKYEHDEFECNIKQPGCENVCFDHFFPVSHIRLWALQLIMVSTPSLLVVFHVAYRQNKHHNQRLYKSPGEIDGGLLCTYLISLILKTGFEIVFLVLFYKLYNGFKVPRLVKCNIRPCPNTVDCYISKPTEKMIFLCFLVATSCLCIVLNLSELSYLIFKYSVKCYLKRYSRDVKAQKVIAPNQKSSATTDQQLQDGSTTASCLCL; the protein is encoded by the exons atgagctgggaattcctgtgtgatctgctgaGTGGAGTGAATAAATATTCAACGGGAATTGGAAGAATTTGGGTAGCAGTTGTGTTTACATTCCGCCTACTGGTTTATGTTGTGGCAGCAGAAAACATCTGGAAATATGAACACGATGAATTTGAATGCAATATCAAGCAACCTGGTTGTGAAAATGTCTGCTTTGaccattttttccctgtctccCACATCAGACTTTGGGCTTTGCAATTAATCATGGTCTCCACACCTTCACTCTTGGTGGTTTTTCATGTTGCTTACCGACAGAACAAACACCACAACCAGAGACTCTACAAAAGTCCAGGAGAGATAGACGGTGGATTGCTGTGCACTTACCTTATCagccttattttaaaaacaggatttgaaatagtttttcttgTCCTGTTTTATAAATTGTACAATGGATTCAAAGTACCACGTCTTGTGAAATGTAACATAAGACCATGTCCCAATACTGTAGACTGCTATATTTCCAAACCCACAGAGAAGAtgattttcctctgttttctggtGGCAACTTCATGCTTGTGCATTGTATTAAATCTAAGTGAATTGAGttatctcatttttaaatactcCGTAAAATGTTATCTGAAGAGGTAT TCAAGAGATGTCAAGGCTCAAAAAGTGATTGCCCCAAATCAGAAATCATCGGCCACAACAgaccagcagctgcaggacgGTTCCACAACAGCTTCTTGCCTGTGCCTCTGA